Part of the Zea mays cultivar B73 chromosome 4, Zm-B73-REFERENCE-NAM-5.0, whole genome shotgun sequence genome is shown below.
TTCTTATTGGTAGATTTTGTGGCAGCATTAACATAAAACGTTCGGAAGTTATATCTTGTTTTGAATATTTAGAGCCTAAGACTGGTATGAAATAAGGTGCACACAATAATTTTGAATAAGCATTTGAAGGTCAAGACTGTGACTATTAACATGATGTGCATGCTAGGTGATAGGACTTCTGGTCTGCTTAGATCTTTGAGAGTATACCTGTACATGGAGATATGCAGACGATAGCCCGAAATCAATCATATTATGCATCTGTTAGACACAACTTATCAAATGTAAACATAGTATTTTTATAGAGTAATATATGAATTAGAGCCTTTAGAATGCCATGCTCAGTTTTCAGGAGTGGAGCTAGAAACTCAATTTTCTTTTTGTTAGAGCCTTGAGGCCCAACAGTAGTAATTTTTTTCCCCAAATTTTGTTTGATTTTTGCATTAATATTTTTTTGCAGAATATCTCAATGTGAAAAACATGTCGTATGTAAGCCATGGTGGTTTCTTAGTGGAGCAGAGCATCTATTGGAAGAGCAACCATATATCTAAGAACACACGACCATCTTATAAAGCACTATAAAGACATTAGTTGCTGCTGCTATTAACTGTCTGCCACTAGTCTTACTAAGTCATTGCAACGGCGCAGGAATGTATCTGGATGCTAATATCTCGGTATCACTATTGTGGAAGTGTGGCTGACTTCTCAACACACTATTCTAGCAGTCCAGCCCACCCCACATAGGCCTTAAAGTATTATATAAATGATGCTTGTGTGTTAAAGGAAGATCAAAAATAGCCATCCAGAAACTCACAGAACGATGGGGTGCTTTTCTATTTTATGGAGTATTTACGATTAGTGTTCTAACTTCTAAGTTACCTTACTCTCAAACTCCGAACATATGTTTATATTATTTGTGGGAATTGTTCATACTTGATTCCAAACATGCTTTGCTCTGACTTGCCAACTTTATTTTACCTTACTAGTCACTATTGTTTTCAGATGGTACAGCTTCTTCTTAGCTATGAATCACTTGAAGTTAATGCTATCAACAGTCAAAATGAAACAGCTATGGATTTGGCTGACAAAGTTCCTTATGGTGAGTCTAAAACGGAAATAATAGAGTGGCTGACAGAAGCTGGTGCAAAGAATGCCAGAAATGTTGGGAAAATTGATGAGGCATCAGAACTGAGGAGAACTGTGAGCGATATCAAGCACAATGTTCAGGCACAGCTTAGCGAGAATGCTAAAACCAACAAACGAGTGACTGGGATTCGCAAAGAGTTGCAGAAACTGCATAGAGAAGCTATCCAAAACACCATCAATTCAGTCACCTTGGTAGCGACCCTGATTGCCTCCATTGCCTTCGTCGCCATATTCAATCTGCCAGGTCAATACTTCCAGGATGTGAATAGTGGGGGAGACATTGGTGAGGCTGAAATAGCCAAGCTTACCGGTTTCCGTGTCTTCTGCCTTCTGAACGCTACTGCTCTCTTCATCTCCCTCGCGGTGGTCGTGGTGCAGATCACCTTGGTTGCCTGGGAAACTGGTGCCCAGAAGCAAGTTATCAAGATCGTGAATAAGCTCATGTGGACGGCATGCCTTAGCACGGGTGTGGCTTTTATCTCGCTGGCCTATGTTGTAGTTGGCCCGCAGCATGCCTGGATGGCCTTCACGGCATCAGCCATCGGAGGGCCGATCATGATTGGAACTTTCCTGTTCCTAGCCTATCTTCTGTTGCGCCCACGGTTCAAGTTCGGCGAAGACAGACAGCGCCGCATCAAGAGGGCAAGCGGCAGCAAATCCTTCTCCTGGTCAATCCATGATGGGTTTTCAGATCTGGAAGCCTTCTCTGATCATGAGAAGAGGATCTATGCCCTGTAGGAGGGTGTAACAGTAACTACTCCCACAAGAGGCAACTGGGAGAGTACAAATGGTTCATGTATATATTTGGTTTAGCCGTTTTAGCCTAGCCGCTGTTAGACCTTTCTCCCCATGTACAATATCTAATAATGAAGAGCTGCAGCTATTGTAAAGTGCAAGTATTGAGCATGCTTGAAAGTTGAACCGGTTGCCCTTTGTGAATTGGCTACACGTTGTGTCGtattattattcccttttaaaacAAAAAAGTGGAATAATAGTAGCTGCAGCATTTTTTGTGTTCATTTTGTTGGCGACAACTAATATGCAGGCAGATACTAGGTACAAGACAACTAATATGCAGGCAGATACTAGGTACAAGCGTGCAAGCAGACATTTTACTCCGTTATTCAACGGTATGTTATATTTAGcacttaaacccttccaccaccACCTGGTGTAGCTTTATAAAAAACTTTCTAACAAACCACAATTATATCTACCGTTAGATTTGTACCTAACAAACAAAAAAAAATCTGCTTGCacatttgcatatatgtttgcatATTAGTCGTTGTCTTTTAGATGGTTTTCAGTGATAACCACGGTTAATTGAGCAATGGCGGAATGAACAGGACTCCGACAAGGGTGACTCAGCAATAATGGGATCACTAGCAGCGACCCCACGTTGTTTAATTTAAATATCTTTCATTTCTGTACATTTAtgtattcaaattcaaactagtgGATTTTAATCATCTTGTTTAGATCGTGAATTTTAATATTTGTCATTTATAAAAAAAATTAACATTATTGTTTGAATTTATGTTAGACCAAATAGGTAGGATACATGAAAATGTGGGAAAGATTACCGGTCAAAAAAATGAGAGAAAGAATACTTTACTCGAAAGCCATAGCTTTTGAACCAAACGGTTTTGAATTTTTTTTCGCAGGCCATAATCAATATCTACTTTTTTACAGCTCAGACCTCATAATAACTTTTTCTAAAACTATAGCTTAACCAAATACATCTTCTGCAGAATTTAACTAAAAATAGCCAAAATACCATAATTGACTTGTTTTTTTATCGACGATGATAATACTTCTCGTAGCCGCCAAGACAAATAAAAAAACAATAATAAGAGAGAGAATAGTCTAAGGTATTGATAACCCGGATGTCGCGGGTTCGTTCGTTCTTTTGGGAATTGTGATGTCCGTTCTTTTGAGCCAAACAGCAACCGGATATGGCCGCTTGCCTCCTGCACCCTTATCCTCCGGGGCTCCATTCCTCTCGTGCAAATCCCTATTCCGCCTCCCGTCAACCCACCCACCTCAAATGGGAGCTTGGGCGATGGCGCCGCCACCTCCTCCTGTGCGTCGCCGCCTCCGCGGGCATCTTGCAGCGAGAACTCATCATGCTGCCCAGTGCAAGAACCACCCAGAACCCCGGCCCAGTGAACCCACGTAACCAGTTCGACATAATGCCTGAGAGGAGCACTGAGAACACTAAGAGCGCAGCTAACCCGTTGGACGAAAGCCTTGGGACGGGCGGACAGATTGCAAGCGGACGTGATCCCCATGAGGTCGGCGAGAAGAGCGAGAGCGCGGTCTTCGTGGCGCTGGCGCACGCTGGCCGGCATGCGGAGGTCGTCGAGCTCTTCCGCAGTATGCGGAGGGAGGGAGTCCCGGTGAACAGGTTTGTGCTCCCGAGTGTGTTCAGAGCCTGCGCCGACCTATGGGACAGCAGGATGCTCCGAGCCGTGCACGGCCTGGTCATCAACTGCTCGTTGTGTCAGCATGTGGTGGTAGGCACTGCGTTGGCTGCTGCGTATATTGATCTTGGCTTGGTAGATGATGCTAGCAAGGTGTTCGATGATATAAGCCAGCCCAATGTGGTCTCTTGGAGCGTGATCATTGGCGGCTATGCCCGTTCTTCTCAGTGGGACAAAGCCTGGGATGCATTCTCGGCCATGCAGTGTTCGGGTTTGCCTCCGAATGGTTCTGTTCTCGTAATGGCAATTCAAGCATGCGGCGCATTGGGCTGCCTGGTCCGAGGGAAGCAGGCGCACACGGTGGCAGTTGTCCTTGGATTTGAAAGGAATGCCACCGTGTGGAACTGCCTCATTGACATGTATGGAAAATGCGGCAGCGTGGAGAGTTGCAGGAGGGTGTTTGACACAACGGTCAGCAGGGATCAAGTGAGCTGGAATACGATCATCTCGTGCTATGCTCGTCTCGGACTCTGTGAAGAGGCACTGGAAACGATCGTTCGGATGCAGGAGTCTGGTTTCACTATTGATCGTTTCGTTCTTGGCAGCGGAGTTGCAGCATGTGCCAACTTGGCTGACATAGACAGTGGCCGTGCGTTTCATGGCTATTTGATTAGAAGAGCGTTAGATACTGATGTCATCCAGGGCAGTGCACTTGTTGACATGTATGGGAAATGCGGATACATGGACCTCGCTCGATTGGTATTCGACAGGATGGATGAGAGGAATGACGTTTCATGGGACGCGCTCTTATCCGGGTTCGTCGAAAACGGGCTAGTTGATTCAGCACTTGACACTTTTAGACAAATGGAGTCCGcaaaaataaagtctaaccagcaTACCTTTGTGAACCTTCTGAGGCTCTGTGGTGATAGAAGGTACAGAGAGTACGGAAGGCAAATCCATGGCCATGCCATAAGGGTCATAAACCAGATGAATGTAGTGCTGGAAACCGAGCTCATCGATATGTACGCCAAGTGTGGGTGTATTGAAGTCTCTCAGCTACTGTTTCTCAGGATGAACGAGCGgaacctggtgtcatggaacacgTTGCTCTCAGGTTACGTTGGGGATGGACAGCCTGTTGCCACGGTAAACATTTACCGTCAGATGGAGCTGGCGCGTGTTGGGCCTGACCACTACACTTTGGCGGGTCTTCTGAACATGTGCCGGTTCCAAGGGCTGCTGCGCTATGGAAGGCAGATACATGCCCACCTCATCAAGACAGGCTCTGAAATGAACGTTGTGTTACAGACTTTGCTTGTCCATATGTACTTCAAGTGTAGACGGTGGCGGGACGCTCACAATGTTTGCACCTTGATCAGAGAGAGGAATTCCCATGTTTATGAGGCGTTTTTCAAGGTTTATGGAGACGACTACTTGATCTAAGGATTACGCACTAGAGTCTGAATATGCGAGATACTGTGGATAGACATCTTAAATGCACATACTTTGTTGGGTGCAAGCAAGCAGTAGTTTCAAGTCTTTTTTTAATCGCTAACATCAGTGACTTGTATGACAAAAGTATATTTTCACCAATACTGTTTTTCAAGTTATGTGTTTATACTGGTTAACAGGTGTTTCCGAGCATCCGTTTCTATTTATTTTCAGTTGTGAATGTGATCATATTTATCTATGCTCTAAGTCAGCTTCTTAATACATTAGTTCTAAAATATTTATCAAATCAAGGTTCTGGTACCATCCGAACCTGCTATAGATCTCTCTTTGTCCTTGAATGATACTGCATGAGATCCTGCAGCTGCAAAGAATAGAATAGCCATATTGTAGCAGAAGTAATCTCGTCGTAGATATGATTATATCAGAGAAATGGTACTTTAATAGTCAGGGTGCTCTGTAGAACGGTTGCCTGGTGGACACGAGCAGCTCCAAGATTTTATACTGTCTGAATTCATCAGCAATAATACAGGCCAGAGAAGAACCTAGCGGAGTTTTTATATGGCAAGCGCTGCATCCTCTCAATATTACAACGTCCAGCTGCTCAAAAGTCACAAATAAGTATTTCACTTACTCCAATTCCATCATACGCAGAAAACAACTCCAAAGGTATTTACAAGCGATATTAGCAAGGACAACTGTAAGTTAGGTTTCGTCCATTTACAGGTTGCTACCACATTCTAAACAGCAAAACACACATCACTGTGacatagaagcacagctgttaaAACAACATACAGCCATATCAGAATCACAGAGTATTTCACCAATTCCAATTTAtcattaagggctagtttggcaacacTATTTTTCCATGAGATTTCCAATTTtctaagggaaaatgaactaatttcccttgggaaaacgGAAAAtagggtttccaaactagccctaacagAAAACAACTCCAAAGGTATTTAcaagtgatattagcaagggcaaCTGCAAGTGAGGTTTTATCCATTTACAGGTTATCACCAATTCACCACATCCTAAATAGGAGAACCCTGACATCGCTGTCGCTTAAAAACACAGCTGTTAAAACAGCACAGAACCAGATCAGAATGAAAAAGGCATTGCGTTGCTTTGAGAATGCCACTTGAATGAAGGCTGTGTCCGAAAGTTATTTCAGCATAAGTTGGTCATGCACTGTCACTGATTTCGAGAATGTTATACTTGCAGAGTGGACAAGTCGCGTTCATGCGCAGCCATGTGGTAATACAACTCCAGTGGAAGTGATGTCTGCAAGGGAGAGCAGATAACTCAGCTCCATCTTCGTATGATGAGAGACAGACACAACATTCCTGAAGGAACAAAGAATCTGTCAGCAAAACACAAGAGAGACGTCGGAAACAAAGACACTCATATTGGCACAGAAGCATTGTTCAATCTGTTTGCCAACTGAAGTAACCAAAAAACATATTGTTGAAAATTTTGTACTGGCATGCCAGTATGGACAAAGGGGAAACAAAATCCACGGCGCACTGATGCCTTACAAAATGGCAACATAAACATTATGCTCCTTTTTTGGGAAAAAGGGAATGTGCCTTAACAGGCATAAAAAGATCATGACATTGAAAGAATACGGATACGGAACATAAGTTCTTACAGCATCCTCACGAAGCAGAATACGCTCACTCGTTGACATTCCACTGTTATTAAGGATAGGGATCATCAGACCTTCATCGGTTTCCTCCTCACTGTCCTCACTTGGATCATAATATCTATATCTCGGAAGGACACTAATATCTCCATCTGATGCACCCACCTACATATTTAACATGAAAGGAATTAAGAATTCTGTGATAACATATGGAAAGAGTACAGATACATCTACTTTTCTTGAGATCGGAGTTCATTTATCTTACCTTGCCAGCCAGAGCATACAGAATAGCAACGACACAAGGCAAGCAGCAACACAGTGCAATCCCAATGAAACAGGACATAGCAACACAAAACACAGCGAAAAACACATCAAAGGCCAGAAACACAATGGTTAACCTGCATAATGAATAGCAAAGCCCAAAGCAGGTAGTTAGGAACCTAGGGTGACAAGTAGGATAGCTCAcatcttaattatgggaaaatatAGATGCATGTATTGATTGGAGTACTTGAATGGAAACAAAGTAGCTTAGATACATATTGAACGGTTTTTGAGATCTTCCATAAGATGTATATTGCACTTTGCATATAGTAATTAAAATCCAGTATGACATTTTCATTCGAACCTAGGTAGAATCACCCAAGCTAATTGCATGTTGTCATTGGAGAATCAAGATGCAGGCAAAATGAAGGTAACGTACCAATAAAGCCTTGGCGCGCCATACTCCAGCACCTCCCCACCTGATACTAGCCAGTAGAATCCAATGATCCACCACAGAAATGATATCAACCTGTTTATCGTCTCACAACGACTTGCATGGCTGCAGGAGTAAGCCAAATAATGAAGACCAGTTAAAAAGTCATCACACCACACATAATAAAGCATGATTTCGAGTCCATTGCATAAAACCATAAACCGTACTCCTAATCCCAAGTCATCACAGAACATAAGAGGCTGAGGTTTAGATCATGCCCCACCTGCTCCTCCCTTCCGCCGTTTCGTCATCTTCGCTGTCGGTTCCCGAGCTGTCCGTCCCTGCGCCGGCAGATTCAACGTCTGAGGCCGGGCCCCAGGCGTGCCGCGCCCGCGTCTCGAGACGGGTAAAGACGATCCCGACGTGCACCAGGCACTGGGCGGCGTACCCGACGAGCCACAGGCGGAGTGGCTTCACGGGGCTGTCCTTGGCGGAGGACGCGAGCACCAAGGCCGCAGCGGCGGCGCAGGCGACGTTCCAGGCGATGTCGAGCGTGACGACGGGGCGGGAGTGCGCCCAGTCCGCGCGCCTTCGATGCAGCTGCAGCGTCGTCGCCTCGTGCACCATCATCGAGGGCCCGCGCGGCCACCCCACGCGCCCGATGAGTGCCGCGAGACGGCTTGGCCTCGCCGCGGAGGGAGGAGGCGAAGACAGGTTGACAGAATCAGCGTCGGCGTTGGTATTGGACGACGGTGATGAGCGGCGGAGCAGCGGGTGCTCCGGCGACGTGGTGGCCGTCTCCATTTGGGTCACCACACCGGACACTCGGTCACTCTCTCCCTCTCTTCAGCTGCCAGCTCCACTCTCCGCAGTCCGCACGAGTTTCGCTTCTCTACCAATACCAATTCCAGGCTTTGCTTGTTTTGGGCCGGGTTCAATCAGCCGAACGGATGAGAGTAGCAATCGTATGGGCTGGTCCGGATGCAGTTCGGGCTGTAGCTGGAAAGCCCAAACAGTGGCAACTGGAGCGGCGAAACCAAACACGATACAAGATCCAATCATCATGCGAATGCAAGTCACCAGTATAATAGTTGGTGTTCACAAACTCATAGGATTCATGAGGGGCAGGCTTATACGCAACCAAAACTGAGTAGGCAGGATCCACAAACAGAAAAACACGTTACCGGAAACATCCACCAACTAGAGCTAGAGGCGTGTCATAACCTACCTACCAGTACCAGTTCAACACAAAACGTAACACGGTCACAATTTCATTAATATTACATCGACCTGGACGTCCGCATAATGATGGAGGACTTGCTTCGGGTGTGCTTGGTTCTCATAATTTATTGCGGCTTTCTCGCAGCTTAATCACCCTGTCTCATGCGCTGCTAATGTTCTACGAATTGCCAGCCTAATTAGTTCTATTTCCAGCTCTAGATACCCATTATCAGTGGGGCAGCTCACTGACGCTTCAGTCAAGCTTCGCCACCTTTGAAATGTATGCTCTGCCAAAGTGTACAGCGCAATAAGATGCAGCAGTGATTCCGAGCCCGGCAAGAAGAATAAGCCAATCGTAAGCTGGATCTTGCACGGCGTAGACCCTGAGGCCAATAGTGTTCCAGAAGCTTTCAGTCCACACGGGATCTGCAGCACCCATTGGATCTGACGAGTTCGCTGGAAGAACGTGCCATGCATTGTCCTCAAACTTCACCCGAGTTGAATAAGCAGGAACATACCTGGGAAGTGATGTGCTGCAATAATCAGTAGGTCTCCAAGGGGAGAAAAGAACACAAGGATTATAAGTGAATTAACAACAAGTTCGCTAACTGACATAAAAAGGTACTAAAACTAGAGTTTCTTCTGGATTCAATCAATTGTTTCTTCAGCAGCAACTGAATATAAGAAAAGCAACAAAAAAAATAGCTGCAGAAGCATAACTAGTAAACACAGGTTACCTGGTTGTAGATACAACACATCTACCTCCACCCTCCACCTCTGCCCCTACACATACTTCACCTTCATCACCACACTTTCCAGTACATGAGCTTTTATTGCCTGCTGAATTAGTTCTGTCTGCCAAAAAGTTCCATACAAACCGAGACGTGTCATCTGCATATGAAGGAAGCTGCGTGCCAGATGGGTCATCCAGAAAAACACCAACATAATGACTTGGGCAGGGATTGCTTGGAGAAATGAATCTTTTCACAAGGCCGCACGAAAGACCAGGATTGCAAGTAAGCAGGCATCCAATAAGTTCTTCGACCAATGAAACGTTCACTTTTATAGTGTTTAGTGTTATAAGGTCAACAACTGAGTCATCACTAGCAAGAATATACATCGACCTCGCAACCAAAGCGGCGGCTGCAGCTATTGACGAGGAATTGATGTTTACTGCAGAAAAAAAAGGATATGTCACATGCTAACAAAAGGATTTTCAAGAGCAATGCTATCAGATTTATGCATTATCTTACCAGAGTTATCCAGATAGCTATGATAAAATCTATTGGAGAAGTGGGAATCAAAATCCTCCAACACAACTCCAGAAGTTGACATGTTCTACATTCATTAGTTGACAGCACATCATGAGCAGAAGTCCTCAAATAAAACATAGTGGGAAAAATAATGTTATGGATGTACAAGTGAGAAGAAAGTTCCCCAGGTGAAGGAAGCAACTATGAATCATATATATTTAGTAAGCATAAGTGGTTTTACCTTCCTTATGAATGACATTAATGAAGATGGTGGAACACCAGGATTTGATGAAGCTGCTTGTTTTACTTTAACATTATCAGAACCAAGAGACTTGCTGGCACTTTGCAGTGCATCTAATATTTCCTTTGAAGCTGATGGATTCTGTACAAGCATAAGACAAATATAATAAGGGAAGAATGACATCTACTATTAGCACCATTTTTATTGCAATTTAAATCACAGATACATGCATGACCGTTATTTGGACACCAGTGTGCTTTATGCTTTCACTGAAGAAAGGACCACAATTACTCTGGTAGATCTCTTTAATGTCCATATCTTCGTAACATGATACACTGAAACATGTTTCTATAGAGATTTGAGGGGAAAAGGTTCTTTTCTTCACAATCAATCAAGCAATCATTCAAAGGGAGTGCAACCAAAACTAATTGTATAGTGCAGTTCAATAAATGCTTATTCAGTTAGTGATTAGTGAATTCTTTAAAATGTGGACTACCTACCAGAACAATACTAAGTTTATATCGGCAAACTGTGCAATATGAATACTAACTACTTCCATTCCAAATTGCAAGTTGTTTTGGCTTTTCTAGGTGCATAGGTTTTGATATGCATCAAGATATACACTGTCTTATATAGATAGTAAAAAAATGTATCTAGAAAAAAGCCAAAACTATGTACAATTTAGAACGAATAAAATCTCCATGGTCAAAATTGGCCAGCTCAAATATCACACTAAAAGAAAATGGTACAGTTGTTTTGACATAGCACCACTACACCACCAAAAAAATTGAATGCAACATTCTAACTGCACCATGTGGCAACCAGCCATTTCAGCTCTTACAGTTACAGTGCACTTCCAAAAATCCTTACCCCTTCAGCATGCACATAAAATGATGGATATTCCTCAAGTATAGCCTTGCCAACAGAACCAATCTCCAGTACCTAAATATGTCCAAAGAGAACTCAAATAACAAGTGAGGATGGGAATGGTATTCAAACAGATATGTATATCGCTTGTGATTCAAAGCTGTCAGTAAAATTTCGAAAAGAGAATTCATTAGAATTGGCAGACAAACTCTGCAGAAAGCAAATATCATGACACAATACCCAAAAAAGTGACGAAAAAAAGGATTTATATATGTTTGAAAAATAAAAAATGATTAACTGTAGTCTGAGGCTGTCTCTGCCTGTATTAATTTTTCTGGCACTCACCTGGTCAATCTTTAAGCTACTAAT
Proteins encoded:
- the LOC100283142 gene encoding protein binding protein isoform 1 (isoform 1 is encoded by transcript variant 1), giving the protein MDLPPLSHQALFAAVRSADAPAVRAVLADAEASATSLAALAAAQTDAGETALYVAAEAGSEEVVRLLLPLYDFEAATVRSRLDLDAFHVAAKQGHTGVVKEFLGRWPGLCSVCDSSNTSPLYSAAVKDHLDVVNAILDTDDSCIKIVRKNGKTSLHTAARIGYHRIVKALIERDPGIVPINDRKGQTALHMAVKGKNTDVVEELLMADVSILNVRDKKGNTALHIATRKWRPQMVQLLLSYESLEVNAINSQNETAMDLADKVPYGESKTEIIEWLTEAGAKNARNVGKIDEASELRRTVSDIKHNVQAQLSENAKTNKRVTGIRKELQKLHREAIQNTINSVTLVATLIASIAFVAIFNLPGQYFQDVNSGGDIGEAEIAKLTGFRVFCLLNATALFISLAVVVVQITLVAWETGAQKQVIKIVNKLMWTACLSTGVAFISLAYVVVGPQHAWMAFTASAIGGPIMIGTFLFLAYLLLRPRFKFGEDRQRRIKRASGSKSFSWSIHDGFSDLEAFSDHEKRIYAL
- the LOC103654076 gene encoding E3 ubiquitin protein ligase RIE1, translating into METATTSPEHPLLRRSSPSSNTNADADSVNLSSPPPSAARPSRLAALIGRVGWPRGPSMMVHEATTLQLHRRRADWAHSRPVVTLDIAWNVACAAAAALVLASSAKDSPVKPLRLWLVGYAAQCLVHVGIVFTRLETRARHAWGPASDVESAGAGTDSSGTDSEDDETAEGRSSHASRCETINRLISFLWWIIGFYWLVSGGEVLEYGAPRLYWLTIVFLAFDVFFAVFCVAMSCFIGIALCCCLPCVVAILYALAGKVGASDGDISVLPRYRYYDPSEDSEEETDEGLMIPILNNSGMSTSERILLREDAECCVCLSSYEDGAELSALPCRHHFHWSCITTWLRMNATCPLCKYNILEISDSA
- the LOC100501623 gene encoding Nicastrin-like precursor, with the translated sequence MSAGSTASLLAAVICLALAVLAPVVPGDGATLESVPDLVKAMYLNVESFPCVRLLNLSGEIGCSNPGSEKVIAPIVRLRKGSDQLVQPSTILLSLDQMSDFFLRVSNDPELHQKVAGVLVESNGVNNDLQELSPDRKFPQDDFAPYSNHSHDWNPAGSGIMWNKYNFPVFLLSEESTNTLQKISEKNEKTGNGYKANVAEFDLVMQTTKAQTHDSASCLKEQSCLPLGGHSVWTSLPPLNNGSTEHPKPLILAIASQDSASFFRDRSLGSDSPISGLIALLTAVDALSHIHGLSKLKKQLVFAVFNGEAWGYLGSRKFLQELDEGAASVNGISSLKIDQVLEIGSVGKAILEEYPSFYVHAEGNPSASKEILDALQSASKSLGSDNVKVKQAASSNPGVPPSSLMSFIRKNMSTSGVVLEDFDSHFSNRFYHSYLDNSVNINSSSIAAAAALVARSMYILASDDSVVDLITLNTIKVNVSLVEELIGCLLTCNPGLSCGLVKRFISPSNPCPSHYVGVFLDDPSGTQLPSYADDTSRFVWNFLADRTNSAGNKSSCTGKCGDEGEVCVGAEVEGGGRCVVSTTRYVPAYSTRVKFEDNAWHVLPANSSDPMGAADPVWTESFWNTIGLRVYAVQDPAYDWLILLAGLGITAASYCAVHFGRAYISKVAKLD